GGAGGGCGGGGCCGTCGCCGCGGTGGACGTGCGCGGTGGCGGGCCCGGCACCAAGGAGACCGACGCGCTGGACCCGCGCAACCTGGTGCGGAAGGTCGAGGCGATCGTGCTGACCGGGGGCAGCGCGTACGGGCTGGACGCGGCGTCCGGCGTGATGGCCTGGCTGGAGGAGCGGGGACGCGGGGTACGCGTGGGCGCCGATCCCGCGCATGTCGTGCCGGTGGTGCCCGCCGCCTGTGTCTTCGATCTGGGGCGGGGCGGCGACTTCCGGGCCAGGCCGGACGCGGCCACCGGCCGGGCCGCGGTCGAGGCTGCCGCGGCGAGCGAGCTCGGCGCGCGGGTGGAGGAAGGGTGCGTGGGCGCCGGTACGGGCGCCACGGTCGGTCCGGTCAAGGGTGGCATCGGCACCGCGAGCGCCGTCCTCGACTCCGGGATCACGGTCGCGGCGCTGGTGGTCGCGAACGCGGCGGGTTCGGCGACGGATCCGGAAACGGGGGTGCTGTACGGGGAGTTGTTCCAGGGGCGGGTGAGCTACCCGGAGGCGCGGGTTCACGAGGCCGCGCGTCGGCGGCTCGCCGAGATCGCGGCCAAGAACGCACCGGTGCCGCTCAACACCACGCTCGCGGTGGTGGCCACGGACGCGGACCTGTCGAAGGCGCAGGCCCAGAAACTGGCCGGCACGGCGCACGACGGCATCGCGCGCGCCGTACGGCCGGTGCATCTGCTCAACGACGGGGACACGGTGTTCGCGCTGGCGACAGGAGAGCGCGCCCTGGACGCCGAGCACCCGCTCGCCCTGAACGAGGTGCTCGCGGCGGGCGCGGACACGGTGACGCGGGCCATCGTGCGGGCCGTGCATGCCGCCGAGTCGGTGGACGGGCCGGGCGGGGCGTGGCCGTCGTACCGGGAGCTGTACGAGCGGTGACTCCGAGGGCCGTCCAAGAGGCGACTACGACAACTGACTGAAAGGTAACTCACAGGGCAGTACGCGCAATTGTCCCGGTTCTGTCACGTGATGGGCTTCACGGCGCTCGGCGGGAACCCGACCGGGGGCCGATCCCCTCTTTCTCTACGGACTGGAGCGGATCACGCACATCACATGAACCTGGAGCAGCTAGTGACAACGCCGGACATAGCAGCACGACGCGCACTGGGGGCCAGTGCCGTCCTGATGGTCGGCGCCCTCGCTCTCACCGCGTGCGGCGGCAGCGCGAACGCCAGCAACGACGGCAAGGGCGGCGGGGACAAGCCGAAGACGTCCACCGCGAAGATCGTCATCTCGGCGAAGGACGGCTCGACGAGCGCGTCGATCAACACGACCGGCGTGAAGGTGAGCGGCGGCAAGCTGACCGGCGTGAAGATGACGGTCGCGGGAGCGGGGACGGCCGTACCGGGAGAGATGTCCGCGGACGGCTCCGTTTGGAAGCCGAAGGAGCAGCTGGAGCGGGGGACGAAGTACCAGATATCGGCGACTGCCAAGGATTCGAAGGGCAAGACGGCTGCCGCCAACTCCATCTTCACCACGGTCTCTTCGGCGAACAGCTTCATCGGGACGTACACGCCGGACGACGGGAAGACGGTCGGCGTCGGGATGCCGGTGTCGTTCAACTTCGACAAGGTGATCAGCGACAAGAAGGCCGTGCAGTCGCACATCACCGTGGCGTCGAGCAGCGGGCAGAAGGTGGTCGGGCACTGGTTCGGGGCGCAGCGGCTCGACTTCCGGCCCGAGGAGTACTGGAAGGCCGGTTCCAAGGTCACGATGAAGATCGACCTGGACGGCGTGGAGGGCGCGAACGGCGTCTACGGGGTGCAGAAGAAGACCGTCACGTTCACGATCGGCCGGTCGCAGGTCTCCACGGTCGACGTCAACACGCAGACCATGACGGTCGTACGGGACGGCAAGACGATCAAGTCCGTGCCGATCTCGGCGGGCAGCCCTCAGCACACCACGTACAACGGGCAGATGGTGATCTCGGAGAAGTTCACGCAGACGCGTATGAACGGCACGACGGTCGGCTTCGGCGGCGAGTACGACATCCCGGACGTGCCGCACGCGATGCGACTGACCACGTCGGGCACCTTCATCCACGGCAACTACTGGTACAACAAGGGCAATCCGCCCTTCGGGCGGGAGGGCACCAGTCACGGCTGTGTCGGTCTCGCGGATGTGCAGGGCGCACAGGGGGACACCCAGGCCAAGTGGTTCTACGACAACTCGCTGGTCGGGGACGTGGTGATCGTCAAGAACTCCCCCGACAAGACGGTGGCGCCGGACAACGGGCTCAACGGCTGGAACATGTCGTGGAGCCAGTGGCTCGCGGGAAGTTCAGGCTGAGTGCGGCGGGCGGCATAAGTTGTTGCTGACCAGCATGTTTTGACGGATCATCGGGCCGCGTGGGAACTTCCCACGCGGCCCACGCGTTTTCCGTGCGTACGTTTTCTCGGTTCCCGGACATGATGTCCGACCGAGGGGCTACGGTATGCACCCACAAGGTGACATGCAGCAACGCCGGGAGAAACCTTGAGCGTTCCGTACGAGACGGCAGCGTACGAACCACCCGAGTCGCCCGAGTCTCCGGAGGAGCACCTCGCGCGACTCCTCGGCCGTGCCCTGAACTCCTTCGAGCTGCCGGACGAGACGATACGGCGGCTCGACTGCGCGCTGGCGCACGACAGCTCGCTGCACTCCGCGCACCACAGCGCGGGACTGCACCGCGAGACGTACCGGCACACCTGGCTGCTCGCCGACGGCTCCGCGCTCACCCTCTGGGAACTCGTCCACAACACCGCCCCGGGCCGCGACCCGCAGCACGAGGTGTACGTCGACGAGGAGGAACTGGGCGCCGCCACCGCCCGGCTGCCGCTGCCTGCGGACGCCCCGGACTTCGAACTGCCGGTGACGGTGCAGCTGTCCACGATCCCGGTGCCCCGGCACGCGTACATGCACGACGACTCGGCGGACCACGCGCGCCGGCTGCTGCGCCGCGCGGAGAACCCGGACCGGCCGGGGGCGGACACGGCCACGCTGCTGACCACGGCCTTCGCCCACCAGATCACCCAGGCCTTCGGACGCCCGTGCCGCGCGGGCCGCGTCGGGCTGTGCTTCTCGCTCTACGAACACGCCTTCCTGCTGCGCGACGGTGAGGAGATCTCCCTCTGGGAGGTCGAGCACACGGCGACACCCGACAGGCGTCATATGTGCGAGGTCTACGTCACCGAGGACGCGGCCAGGGACGCGATGGAGCGGCGGGCAGCGCGGGTCTCCTATGGCGCATGAGGTGTGGCGCGTGACGTGTGGCGCGTCACACGTGAAATAGCACTGTCCTGCGCCGCCCCATTCGGACGGCTCACCGCCCCACACCACAAGCGGAAATGCGGTCGGCCGCGGAGCCTCCGGAGAGGACCGCGGCCGACCGCACCGTGCCGTGTGCGCCGCTACACCGCCGCTAGGCCGCCGCTACACCGCCACCGGCTGCTTCGCCTCCGCCGGTGCCGTGGGCGAGCCCGTCGTCTCGGCGGGCACCGTGCCCGGCGCCGTCTTGCGCAGGCCCTTGAGGATGATCACCAGGGCCGTCGTGACGCCCACGCCCGCGGCGATGGCGACCAGGAAGAGGAACGGGTTGCCGATCAGCGGGACCACGAAGATGCCGCCGTGCGGGGCGCGCAGCGTGGCATCGAAGGCCATCGACAGGGAGCCGGTGACCGCGCCGCCCACCATCGACGCGGGGATCACGCGCAGCGGGTCGGCCGCGGCGAACGGGATCGCGCCCTCGGAGATGAAGGAGGCGCCCAGGACCCAGGCGGCCTTGCCGTTCTCACGCTCGGCCGGGGTGAAGAGCTTCGCGCGCACGGTCGTCGCCAGGGCCATGGCCAGCGGCGGAACCATACCGGCCGCCATCACGGCCGCCATGATCTTCATCGCCGAGTCGCTGGGGCTCGCGACCGCGATGCCGGCCGTGGCGAAGGTGTACGCGACCTTGTTGACGGGGCCGCCGAGGTCGAAGCACATCATCAGGCCGAGCAGAGCGCCGAGCAGGATGGCGTTGGCGCCGGAGAGACCGTTCAGCCAGTCGGTCATGCCCTTCTGGGCCTCGGCGATGGGCTTGCCGATCACCACGAACATCAGGAAGCCGACGATCGCCGAGGAGATCAGCGGGATCACCACGACCGGCATGATGCCGCGGACCGCCGCGGGGATCTTGACCTTCTGGATGGCCATCACCACGCCACCGGCGATCAGACCGGCGGCCAGACCGCCGAGGAAGCCCGCGTTGATGGTGAGGGAGATCGCACCGCCGACGAAACCGGGCACCAGGCCTGGCCGGTCGGCCATGCCGTAGGCGATATAGCCGGCCAGGACCGGGACGAGGAACTGGAAGGCCACGCCGCCGATCTGGAAGAGCAGCGCGCCCCAGCTGTCCACCTGGGTCCACGTGAAGTGCTCCATGACCGACGGCGCCTTGTTGACCTCCCAGCCGCCGATCGCGAAGCCGAGGGCGATCAGCAGACCGCCCGCGGCGACGAACGGGACCATGTAACTCACGCCGGACATCAGCCACTTGCGCAGCTTGGTGCCGTAGCCCTCGCCGGAGTCACCGGCGCGATCCACCGGCGTGCCCGCGCCGGCGGGCGCCCCTGCCGTCGTCTCACCGCGCGCCGCCTTCCCGCGCACCTCGGTGATCAGCTCGCCGGGCCGGTTGATGCCGGCCTTCACGCCGACGTCGACGGTCGGCTTGCCGGCGAAGCGGTCCTTCTCCCGTACGGGCAGGTCGTGGGCGAAGATCACGCCGTCAGCCGCCGCGATGACGGCCGGGTCGAGCCGCGTGAACCCGGCCGAGCCCTGTGTCTCGACGACGACCTCGACGCCCGCCTCGCGGCCCGCGTTCTCCAGCGACTCGGCCGCCATGTAG
This genomic window from Streptomyces sp. DG2A-72 contains:
- a CDS encoding Ig-like domain-containing protein, yielding MTTPDIAARRALGASAVLMVGALALTACGGSANASNDGKGGGDKPKTSTAKIVISAKDGSTSASINTTGVKVSGGKLTGVKMTVAGAGTAVPGEMSADGSVWKPKEQLERGTKYQISATAKDSKGKTAAANSIFTTVSSANSFIGTYTPDDGKTVGVGMPVSFNFDKVISDKKAVQSHITVASSSGQKVVGHWFGAQRLDFRPEEYWKAGSKVTMKIDLDGVEGANGVYGVQKKTVTFTIGRSQVSTVDVNTQTMTVVRDGKTIKSVPISAGSPQHTTYNGQMVISEKFTQTRMNGTTVGFGGEYDIPDVPHAMRLTTSGTFIHGNYWYNKGNPPFGREGTSHGCVGLADVQGAQGDTQAKWFYDNSLVGDVVIVKNSPDKTVAPDNGLNGWNMSWSQWLAGSSG
- a CDS encoding fructose-specific PTS transporter subunit EIIC; translation: MSDMITADLVDLDLSADTKEAAARALAERMVAQGRVTDLEGFLADVAAREAQMPTGLDGGIGIPHCRSEHVTEPTLAFGRSADGIDFGAADGPADLIFLIAAPAGADDAHLTILSSLARQLMNTEFTDALRSVGDAGSAAALIRGDEVSAVASGAEGASEGVRGAQGEQGAESAPEDTAAAPGAASVGAAAVSTAEETPGAHAPSDSGERPFRIVAVTSCPTGIAHTYMAAESLENAGREAGVEVVVETQGSAGFTRLDPAVIAAADGVIFAHDLPVREKDRFAGKPTVDVGVKAGINRPGELITEVRGKAARGETTAGAPAGAGTPVDRAGDSGEGYGTKLRKWLMSGVSYMVPFVAAGGLLIALGFAIGGWEVNKAPSVMEHFTWTQVDSWGALLFQIGGVAFQFLVPVLAGYIAYGMADRPGLVPGFVGGAISLTINAGFLGGLAAGLIAGGVVMAIQKVKIPAAVRGIMPVVVIPLISSAIVGFLMFVVIGKPIAEAQKGMTDWLNGLSGANAILLGALLGLMMCFDLGGPVNKVAYTFATAGIAVASPSDSAMKIMAAVMAAGMVPPLAMALATTVRAKLFTPAERENGKAAWVLGASFISEGAIPFAAADPLRVIPASMVGGAVTGSLSMAFDATLRAPHGGIFVVPLIGNPFLFLVAIAAGVGVTTALVIILKGLRKTAPGTVPAETTGSPTAPAEAKQPVAV
- a CDS encoding P1 family peptidase, with the protein product MTVDALTDVAGVRVGHATRTGGGWLTGTTVVLAPEGGAVAAVDVRGGGPGTKETDALDPRNLVRKVEAIVLTGGSAYGLDAASGVMAWLEERGRGVRVGADPAHVVPVVPAACVFDLGRGGDFRARPDAATGRAAVEAAAASELGARVEEGCVGAGTGATVGPVKGGIGTASAVLDSGITVAALVVANAAGSATDPETGVLYGELFQGRVSYPEARVHEAARRRLAEIAAKNAPVPLNTTLAVVATDADLSKAQAQKLAGTAHDGIARAVRPVHLLNDGDTVFALATGERALDAEHPLALNEVLAAGADTVTRAIVRAVHAAESVDGPGGAWPSYRELYER
- a CDS encoding DUF6227 family protein, coding for MSVPYETAAYEPPESPESPEEHLARLLGRALNSFELPDETIRRLDCALAHDSSLHSAHHSAGLHRETYRHTWLLADGSALTLWELVHNTAPGRDPQHEVYVDEEELGAATARLPLPADAPDFELPVTVQLSTIPVPRHAYMHDDSADHARRLLRRAENPDRPGADTATLLTTAFAHQITQAFGRPCRAGRVGLCFSLYEHAFLLRDGEEISLWEVEHTATPDRRHMCEVYVTEDAARDAMERRAARVSYGA